The sequence below is a genomic window from Pseudorca crassidens isolate mPseCra1 chromosome 20, mPseCra1.hap1, whole genome shotgun sequence.
GTTCCTCCTTTACTCACTGCCGTCCATCGCTGGACCCTGAGCCCCCAGGGCCCCCAGATCCACCTGCCGGCTTCGGCAAAGGCTACGGGCCCACCCCATCCTCCTCATCCTCGCCTGCCTCCTCCTCGGCCTCAGCAGCCACCTCCTTCCCGCTGGGCTCAGGGACCTTCAAGGCCCAGGAGTCAGGTCAGGGCAGCACAACAGGTCCCTTACGGCCCCCACCCCCTGGAACTGGGGGCCCAGCAACGCCTAAGGCCACCCGGTTTCTCCCCACGGATCCTGCCACCTTCCGGCGCAAGAGACCTGAAAGCGTGGGGGGCCTGGAGCCGCCAGGCCCCTCAGTCATTGCGGCACCTCCCAGCGGGGGAGGAAGTGTTCTGCAGACACTGGTCCTGCCCTCAAACAAGGAGGAACGGGAGGGCAGCGGAGCTCGCATGCCCTCGGCCCCAGCCCCGTCGCTGGCCTATGGGGCCCCAGCAGCCCCCCTGTCCCGCCCGGCCGCCACCATGGTCACCAATGTGGTGCGGCCTGTCAGCAGCACTCCTGTGCCCATCGCCTCTAAGCCTTTCCCCACTTCTGGCCGGGCAGAAGCGTCTCCAAATGACACGGCCGGTGCCAGGACTGAGACAGTCGCTGGGTCCCGGGCGCCTGGGGGCTCCCCACTGGGCGTCAGCTTAGTGTATTCAGACAAGAAGTCGGGAGCAGCCACCTCAACAGCCTCACATCTGGTGGCTGGACCCCTACTGGGCACTGTGGGGAAGGCGCCTGCCACTGTCACCAACCTGCTGGTGGGCGCCCCGGGCTATGGGGCCCCAGCGCCCCCAGCTGTCCAGTTCATTGCCCAGGGGGGCCCTGGCAGCGGGACGGCTGCGGGCTCAGGAGCAGGTGCTGGGAGTGGGCCCAATGGGCCAATGCCCCTGGGCATCCTGCAGCCAGGTCCCCTGGGCAAGGCTGGGGGAATCACCCAGGTGCAGTATATTCTGCCCACGCTGCCCCAGCAACTTCAAGTGGCGCCTGCCCCAGCACCAGCCCCTGGGACCAAGGCAGCGGCTCCCAGCGGCCCTGCACCCACCACCAGCATCCGTTTCACCCTCCCGCCGGGCACCTCCACCAACGGCAAAGTCCTGGCTGCCACCGCACCCACTCCTGGCATCCCCATCCTGCAGTCCGTAccctccgccccgcccccgaaaggtgaggcctgggctgggcagcATACAGAGAGGGTCCACAGGCTTATTCAACTTCTTTGTAACCACCTGCTCCCTTGTCTCTCAACTTGCAGCCCAGTCAGTTTCTCCTGtgcaggccccgcccccgggtGGCTCAGCCCAGCTGCTACCTGGGAAGGTACTAGTGCCCTTGGCCACCCCTAGCATGTCAGTGCGGGGAGGAGGGGCCGGCCAGCCGCTGCCCCTGGTGAGCCCACCCTTCTCAGTACCTGTGCAGAACGGTGCTCAGCCACCCAGCAAGGTAAGGGCACCTTGGTGGTGGCCCGCCTGTTTCTTATTCTTCTCTTCCTGGGTGTTAGCCTCTATGTCCCGTGGTTTCTGCGTCTGTCGTTCAgtcttctccttttctccctttttgtctcttGGTCTCTGTCTTGCTCGACATCTGTGCATATCTTGATTCTGCCCTCCGTGTTTGTACCTTgtcccttctctgtgtttcctatcTGTCGCTGTCTTCTTTGCTTTCGTTTCTCCCTTCCCGTCCCCATCCCAATTTCTCTGTCCCGTGTCTCTGCTGAGGTCCAGCCTCCGAGGTCTTGGTCCTCCCCTGCCTCACTCTGGGTCCCCAGCTCACCTCAGCCTGTGGTGCCCTTGCCCACAGATCATCCAGCTAACTCCGGTGCCTGTGAGCACACCCAGCGGCCTGGTGCCGCCCCTCAGCCCGGCCACGCTCCCCGGACCCGCCTCTCAGCCTCAGAAGGTTCTGCTGCCCTCCTCCACCAGGTAATGGCAGTTGAGCCCTCATCTGGAGGTGAGTGCAGGGAAGGGGTTAGGTGGGGCCAGCTCACCTacaccttcctctttcctctccctgcgGCAGGATCACCTACGTGCAGTCAGCAGGCGGGCATGCGCTGCCCCTGGGTACCAGTCCTGCCTCCAGTCAGGCTGGAACAGTCACCTCGTACGGACCCACGAGCTCAGTAGCCCTAGGCTTCACCTCGCTGGGGCCCAGCGGCCCCGCCTTCGTGCAGCCCCTGCTTTCAGGTGAGGGGTGGCCTGGCAGGCAGCTGGGGACCAAGGGTGGGGCTGAGGCAGCTCCGGCCCTAACTCGGTCCCCTGCCtctcctctgtctttctctctgcaGGCCAAGCCCCATTGCTGGCTCCTGGCCAGGTGGGCGTGTCACCCGTGCCCAGCCCCCAGCTGCCTCCCACCTGCGCAGCCCCCAGTGGTCCCGTCATCACAGCGTTTTACCCTGGCAGCCCCGTACCCACCTCCTCAGCACCCCTGGCCCAGCCATCCCAGGCTCCCCCAGGCCTGGTCTACACCGTGGCCACCAACACCACCCCACCTGCTGCCACCATCCTGCCCAAGGGCCCACCGGCCCCCGCCACTGCCACCCCGGCCCCTACCAGCCCTTTTCCTAGTGCCACAGGTGGGTGCCGGGCCAACCGAGGGTGGGGTGAGTGGGGAGACCCAGGGGATGGGCTCTAGTCAGGCCTGGCTCAGCAAATACTCTCTTTACCAGCAGGCTCCATGACCTACAGTTTAGTGGCCCCCAAGGCCCAGCGGCCCACCCCCAAGGCCCCCCAGAAAGTGAAGGCGGCCATCGCCAGCATTCCTGTGGGCTCCTTTGAGGCAGGTGCCCCTGGGCGGCCAGGCCCTGCGTCCCGGCAGCCGTTGGAGCCCGGCCCAGCTCGTGAGCCCCCTGCATCTGAGTCAGAGCTTGAGGGGCGGCCAACAACACCAGCCCCTCCGCTGCCCCCAGAGACCTGGGCTCCCCCGACCCGGAGCAGTCCCCCGCCGCCCCCACCTGCTGAGGAGCGGACCAGTGCCAAGGGCCCTGAGACCATGGTGAGTGTCCAGCAGGCCTGGGGGTTCCCTGCTGCTGGGCTTGGCCCCTCAGTCCCCTGCCTGCCCTTCTGTTCCACCCCTCTTCCGTCCCTGTCCAAACTGTGCCCTTGTGGGTCCTCCTCTGTCCTCCTGCCTATCTGTCTGCATGACTGGGTCTTCCCCATGGCTCTGTGTCTTGGCCGTCAGCAttcatcttttgtatttctgggtCTTGCCCAGGTGAGTCTGAACCCAGTGTCCTCCATCTCCCTGCCATCCTCACCCCAGGCCAGCAAATTCCCCAGCTCATCTTCAGACTGGCGTGTCCCCGGGCTGGGCCTGGAGAGCCGAGGGGagcctcccacccctcccagcccGGCCCcggctccagccccagcccctggtagcagcggcagcagcagtgAGGGCAGCAGTGGGAGGGCAGCTGGGGACACCCCCGAGCGCAAGGAGGCGGCTAGTGTCGGCAAGAAGGTCAAGGTGCGGCCCCCGCCCCTGAAGAAGACCTTTGACTCTGTGGACAAGTGAGCATGGGCTGGGGGACTTGGAGTGTGTGGGTTGGTGGCAGAGGGGGCAGCTGCAGGCTGGGGCAGAGGAGGTGACCCTGCCCGCTCTCCAGCAGGGTCCTGTCGGAGGTGGACTTCGAAGAGCGCTTTGCTGAGCTGCCCGAGTTTCGGCCTGAGGAGGTGTTGCCCTCGCCCACCCTGCAGTCTCTGGCCACCTCACCCCGGGCCATCCTGGGCTCCTACCGCAAGAAGAGGAAGAACTCCACTGGTAGGCGAGCGCAAGGCACCCAGGGTAGGTGGGACAGACTGGGGCCATCTCCACTGAGCCTGCTTCTGTTTGATCAGACCTGGACTCAGCCCCCGAGGACCCCACCTCGCCCAAGCGTAAGATGAGGAGACGCTCCAGTTGCAGCTCGGAGCCCAACACCCCCAAGAGTGCCAAGTGCGAGGGGGACATCTTCACTTTTGACCGTACAGGTGCCGGTGTGGTGGCAGGCAGAGCTACGGGGGTCCTAGGGCCTCCAAGGGGGGTGGGGGTCCCAGGAACGGGGTTAAAGATGGGAGAGGTGGGGTGGGTGTTGCTGAGAGGAAGGACAGCAGGTCAAGGGTGGGTTCTGATATTCAACAGGTCCCTAAGTTGGTACGTGACCTTGGGTGGGTTCCATCTCTAAACCCCACTGTGAAATAGAATTCAGTGAGGGCGGAGTGGCCCCTCGGACAGTGGTGGAGGGCCAGGCTGCTGCGGAGGCTCGACTGTGCTCCCTGCGCTGCTCCCAGGTACAGAAGCTGAGGATGTGCTCGGGGAGCTGGAATACGAGAAGGTGCCCTACTCGTCGCTGCGGCGCACCCTGGACCAGCGCCGGGCCCTCGTCATGCAGCTCTTCCAGGACCATGGCTTCTTCCCATCAGGTAAGCAGGTGCGGAGTCTTGGGGGGCACTTGGAGGGGGCCTACCCACTCATCTCACCCTGCCCTCCGCACCACCCTTCTGTCCACAGCCCAGGCCACGGCAGCCTTCCAGGCCCGCTATGCAGACATCTTCCCCTCTAAGGTCTGTCTGCAGCTGAAGATCCGTGAGGTGCGCCAGAAGATCATGCAGGCGGCCACTCCCACGGAGCAGCCCCCGGGAGCCGAGGCCCCCCTCCCTGGACCGCCCCCCACTGTCACTGCTGCTGCCCctgtccccactcccagccctgctGGGGGCCCTGACCCCACCTCACCTGGCTCGGACTCTGGCACGGCCCCGGCTGCCCCGCCATTGCCTCCGCCCCCAGAGCCGGGGCCCGGACAGCCTGGCTGGGAGGGGCCCCCCCAACCCTCACCACCCCCCTCTGGTTCCTCCACAGCTGCCACAGGCAGGTGAGGGGCTCCTGAGAAGACCCCAGACCCACAGTACTCCCCTCAGGACACGGACAGTATGTAGGTGGCAGGAATGGGGGGGCAGGATGGTTACCTCCTCCCCAGCAAAGCCATTGCGTCCTTTCCAGTTTGGGACGGAATGAGGCCTGCTCCTCTTGtctatccccctccccccacagctccctccctgtgaTGGGGGGCAGCTGAGGGGAAGCAGGGGGCACAGTCTCCCTTCACCGAGCCCCTGTACATAACCTGGAGTGTGTTACCTTCAGACCTTTTCACTTGTACTTTATGCAAAATGGCTCGTGTGAGGGCTGCAAGCTGGAGGGTAGTGTGGGCCTAGGGCCACAGCAAGGCGCCTGTGGAGTAGGGGGAGTTCATGTACCCCTTTTTTCCCCAGAGGGGCTGGACTCAGGTtagtttgggggtgggggctcCTGCACTTTGCCACAGGCACGGGGAGggttctctctccccaccccctctgccctcccagcttGGGTTGTACTTTCTAAGAAGGTGATTCCCCCACCCTGTCCCCATCCCCAGAACAAAACATGTTGATCATGTGCAATATTTCTTACTGTGCTGAGAAGCCGCAATGGCCGAGATTAAAGCTGTTTAACACACCTGTGTGGCTGCCTGCTCGGAAGGGAGAAGGGATGTTGGCCGTACCAGTCCGCCCCCCAGCTGGCAGTGGAGCTGGACTTCTCCCCCTAACCACCGTGAGGTGGGGGGTGCGATTCCAGGACTGTCCCTTCCCTACATCAGGGGGACGTGGTGGGCAGAGTCAAGATGCCTGTTAAGCCGTCTAACACGCACAAGCTCGGGAAGGCCCGTGATGTGGTACTACAAGAAGAGCAGTTCACCTCTGACGTTCCAGCTGAACGAGAGAGGTCTGAGCCAGGGGTGGCACTGGGTGGGGAGGCCAGTCAGCCCAGAGTACCACGCTGTCCCCAGTGACCCCTGCTGCCCTTGTGTGGACTGAACCAGCACTGCAGCCAGGCCAGAAGGAACCTCTCCTGGTTTACGCCTCTGTCACAGCCTGTGGACAGTGCTTCTCTGGAGAGAAAAATACCCATACGCTGTGTGGAGGGATGACTGCTAGGGGTGGGAAGGTCAGGAAGCTTCCACAGGAAGTCACATTTAAGCTAGAACCAGAGCACCAGAAGTTCCAGTCAGGGGGAAGAGCATGTGCAGATTGGAGGGCAGCTCTGAGTGGGCTTTGACCGTTGGGTCACCCAGAATTCTTGCTTGACCATGATCCTATAGGGCCATGTTAGAAAAGCAGTTTCACTTCGTGTTGTACTGATTGGTCGTGCCTGCCTGGAGCACCACTGTGATGACAGAAATCTGCCTGACTCTACAAGAGCCAGAGCATCTTGATGGATTGGTGCGGCCTGCCTTGGGCAGAGATGCAGGGTCACAGACATTGGAGTTGAGATTCAGGTACCCACACGGGATTGGCCATAAAGCAGAGAATGGGAGACTGAAGAATGAAAATTTAATGTTGCAGGAAGGCAGATGCTTAGGGTGTGGGTTCTGGCAGGGGAGCACTACCCTGTCCCTGGTCTTGGGCGAGCAGACGCAGAAGCAGGGAGTGCAGGGTCCGGCAAACAGGTGTGTACCCCAGCCGGCTGAGATGCAGGTAATCATACATGTCATGGTGACTTATGGTACCATCTGAATGCACAAAGCCAGGGTCTGCATCCAGGAAGTGCGCCCGTGGGTGGCCAGCCAGTGCTGCCCGTACCAGCTCATTCACCTGTCGGTTTTTCTCGCGAAGTGGGTTGGGGTGCTGGCCCCGAGGAAGCAGGCCCTGAGGAAGGCAAGAAGAGTTGTGAGGAGGCATCCTACCAGCCTCTGGGTATCCTGTTCCCTGTGCCAaactgtcccccaccccccatcagtAAGTCCCCAGCTGCAGAATACACTAGGGATGGGAAGGTGATGGTCTGAGACCTTATTCTAGAAGTGAGACCTTCTAGAAGTGATGGAGGCAAGATTAACCCTGGGAATGCCTGACAACTTTTGGCTATTTAAGTGTCTTGAATTTCTCAACACCCTGAGAATCTCTAGCAGTCTCTTGGGCAAAAGGGGTTAACTGGTCCCTGAACATGTCCTTAACCACAGCCCCTCTGATGGGTGTAGCAAGCTTCAACATGAGATTCTGCCTTCAACCACTGCTCTGTGCTAAGCTGCCCAGAACCGTGCAGCTGTGGCTACACGTGAAGGGGTCCCAGAACACTGCCATTCTTCTTTCCCCACCCTCTCACTCTCTCACCAGCACCACGACCCGGGCCTGGGGCTGCCGCTGGTTCACCAGTTGCACGATGGCCTTGATGCCTCCAGCCACCTGCTCTGCGGTGTGCCCGTGGTTATTGGTACCCACCCAGACCACCACAATCTGTGGAAAGAGAGGCATGAAGCAGTGGTGAGGGGGCAGGCTAAGGGTGCTCTAGCTGCCCACCCAAGCCCTGCTCACCTTGGGCCGGATGTGTTCCAGCTCCCCGTTCTCCAGACGCCACAGCACGTGCTGCGTGCTGTCACCGCCAATGCCAAAGTTAAGTGCATGAAGAGGGGAAAAGAGCTCCCGCCAGATCTGTGGGCAAGAAGTGGTGTGGGCACAGGGGCACTGTCAGCATGGACCACCACTCTCTATCCAAAGGTTAACCAAATGTCATCATGGAAGAGCCTTGCTTTACGGAAGCAGTCTGGTTAAATCTCACCTTGAGCAAACCCCAATATGGTCAAACCTCACTTTACGCAAACCCATTATAGTCTCACTTCCACAAAACTCCATGGAAGCAGGACTCCCTTCACGGAAGCCTATTCTACTTGAGCCAGGCATCGAACCAACAGCATTCCAGTTGAACCTCACTTTGAGGAAAGCCATGGTTTAACGTCGCTTAATGGAAAGATATCATAATTGAGCCCCCTTAGTAGAGACCTATTACCGTTGACCTTCACTTTGTGGAAATAACTATAGCTCTGTGGAAATCCATTAGGGCTGGGCACTAGTTTAAGCAAACAAAGAGCCTCATCCTAGGCAGTCTCGCACGAAGCCTCATTTTAAGTCTCACTATACACAGACCCAGTACGACAAAGCCAggacacacacttccttctcagTAGAATGTGGCACATTATACTGAGATTCTGGGTGCCCGGCATTACCTGAGGCTATTTCGGGTACCCCATACACCGCCTGGTCTGGGCTCTGGTCCAGGTCTGTCATTGAGGGCACAGGCCTGGGTGGGGCAGGAAGAGAGGGACGGGCCTCACCTCGCACTGGTGCATTAGCTGGACTAAGGAGTCCCCGATGAAGACGACTTCGGGTTCTTTATCTTTGCTGTCGGCTACGAACCGATGGTGCTTTGGGGACGTAAAGGGGGAGTCAATGGCACGCGCGCTGCtgggcccgccccgccccgcttcCTTAGGCGGCACCACGCCAACTGCCCTCAGTTTCCCAATCTCGTAATGAGAGCGGCGCAAACCAGCTACTCTCACAGAGCCttcccccccatcccccgcccccagccccggaCTCCAGAGTATCGCGGGCGGGGTCGCTCACCAGGGACATCCAGCGCCCGTCGCCCTGCACGTCCTGCACCGGCGTGGGCTTGCTGGCTGGGTTCTCTTCTCCACTCATCTTGGCGCCGCGGCTCCAGCAGGACGAGCGAGCGCGGTCAGCCGGGGAGTGTTCCTGAAGGAGGCGGCGCCGCCACGCCCACCCCTACCCCTCAGGCAACAATGGACTGTCCCGAAGCCCGCACTCTAGCGGAGGGCGCGGCCGATCCCGGGCGCCGCCTCCTCTCCGGGGCGGAAACCTTCACTTAGAGGAATTGGCCTTGCTTCCCCCACGGCGGCCGCGCAGTGGGCTCGTCCGGCGCTTCCTGCCCGGGCCGCTCACTCtccggcagcggcggcggcacgGGGCGTGGGGGGAGGCGAGACCATCCGGCACccgtggaggggaggagggagaaaccaCCCTACCGTGAAAGCAGAGTGGGGAAAATCTAGCGCCCTTCCTCgtgggaagaaaccatttgctgTAGGGCGAGAAATGTGGGGAAGGAACCACCTactgtgtgtgggggtgtgtgtctgtgtgtctcattCACGTGGTGGTAGGGGAGTGAGTGGACGAGTCCATGCTTGGATCTTTGAGGGGGTGGCTCAAACGCACCTGGCAAGGAAGGGACGCTCCCATTTTCTTCTGACgtgggggagagaaaaggaggatgGAAATGTGAAAATTAGAGGCTCAGCTGTAAGGAGACACTCACGCCAAGGCAGTGCCAGGACTTTAGTGAGCCTATCTGCTCATGAGCCTCCCCTGCTCAAATTATGCCAGTTTTTGTGGCATAATTTCTAAACTATATGTCTTTGCATTACAGACATTACCCTGCAAAGAGGGTAGTAGAAGATGCAGAAAGATAAAGGAAATTAGAGATGCTGCAAGGCCCAAGTCCAGCCTGGAGCCCCTCCCGCGCAGCTCATCTTACAGATCTGTggcctctgctcccctccctaAACCTATGGCTGACCAACAACTTCAGTTGGGTGTGTCTGAGCTCCAAAACCTACATCCACAGCCAAGGCCACCTAAGGTcgctgccccccacctcctgccccaaaTTAATCTCAGTCCTCAAGTCTTCCCAATCTCCCTGTTCTGGGGGACCAGGTGGGGGTCCCACACCACCCTCAAAGTCCTGCTCATATTCCTGTAGCTCCACTCCCAGATGGGATCTTCCtatctattcattccttctaggtAGGTTGATACTGAGATACAGAGATGAATCTTATttattgtgtttgtgttttgccTCAATCCACTTGCCTGGAACAGGGCCTGACTCACAGTATTAATACCAAGTACTATCGATGGCTGTTCACAAGTACTTGCTGAATGAGTATTAAAGGAATGGGTCAGATCCTGGCCTTGTCCCCGCGTGTTGGGGGAGGTAGATCCAGACACAAAGCTGAGGGAGCGATCAAGGTTGTGATTAAGGAATGCACGGGGGACCTCtgtgggagaagaaagagaaggactcAGGGTGAGGGATTTCCTAGAAGGAGTAGTATCTAAGGAGTTCGGCTTTGAAAGATAGTGAAGGTTGGGCAAGCAACATTACCAGGTAATACAGAATATAGCTTATTAGGGTATAGGGAATACCCTGGCATACCTTGATtttggtggcctagtggttaggattctgggctttcactgctgtgggccggggtccaatccctggtcaggaaactgagatcctgcaagccacgcggccaaaaaaaaaaaaaaaaaagtctgagggGACAAGTGTAGTGAGAAACAAAATTTACAGGCATCCATTCACCAAGCGCTGTTTTCAAATTGTATGTTGGCTCATTTCATACTTACAGCAGTTATAAGAAGGAGAAGATAccaactccattttacagattaggaaactgaagctctgagCAGTTACATACTTTTCCGAGGTCACAGAGCTCAAATGTGCCTGGGCATTTGAACCTAGGTAGTGTAGGTCTGGAGCCTAGCTCTAAATGACGACACTATACTGACTCTCTAGGGATAAAGCCTGTGACTGCTTGGAGCCTGGCTGTGTGTAGGGCTACCGTATCCCTTCTCCCTCTTGGCTTCGCCTATATCTCCAAGCTCCAGAGAGAAAGTCCGCGATAGATGTCTAAACCAATCAGCATTGAGGAAGGGGGCGGGCCTAGTGGACCTCACAGCCAATTGGTGGATAGGAGGTGCCTAAGGACAAATGAAAGAGGTTTCCGAATGTGAGGTCGGGAGGGGCGGGGCTATAACCTGCGCTCTGGGCAGCTGGCACGTGCCCCTGGGCCTGTGcctcttggggtgggggtggggagccaaAGGGCGTGGGAGGGGCACGCGCATGCGTGCTTGCACGAGGCCCTGTGTGAGACCCGGAAGAGTATCAGGCACGTTGAGAGCTAGGGTCACCGCGGAAAATAAGCCATTGTACCCCACAGCCACGTGGAgtgggcgggtgggggggggcggggttcGTTGGGGACAGGAGAAGGTGAGgggcccttccccttccctgaccCCACCAACTGTACTCCCTTCCCTACCTCATCTGCCCCACGCAGCCTTGTTTCCTACCCCGTTCTATGACCAGGCCCCAGTCCCTGATAGCTCCTCTGTTGCCCTTTCTGTCCTCCCGAGTTATTCTCTGTTTCTCcaacttccattttctttcctgcctttctctctctaccATCTCTCTCCACTTTCTACATTCTCCAGTACCTCCTTTACCCCTGGATTTCTCGTCTGTCCAAAGTCCCTTTCTGGTTCACCAGATCCCGCCAATATCATGATCCCTTTCCCATCCCCCATTTTTTAGCTATTTCTTCATATCCCTGTTCTCTCTAACCCTTTCTCTATCCCCTGATAAATCTTCCCGTTCAGCATGACTCCCTTGACCTCATCCTACTCCTATGACCCTGCTTTTTTTTCTGACCTTACCCTGACCAAGCCTTTTCCAGTTGCTCTCTACCAATCCCTTTGTCTCATCTTGTGTCTCTAAATAGTACTCCCAGCGCACCCCAAACCATCTCTTCTCACTACTCACTTCTAGGTCTTTGAGTTATCTGCATGCTGATGAccaccctgtcttttttttttttttttaattttatttatttatttatttttgtctgcgttgggtcttctttgctacgtgcgggctttctctagttgtggcaagcgggggctactcttggttacggtgcacaggcttctcattgcagtggcttctctccttgcggagcacgggctctaggtgcgcgggcttcagtagttgtggcacacgggcttagttgctccacggcatgtgggatcttcccgcaccagggctcgaacccgtgtcccctgcattggcaggcggattcttaaccactgcgccaccagcgaagcccaacCACCCtgtcttttatcttccagggcaCCATGGACCCCAGGGGGCCAGCCCTCAAGCCTTTCCAGCAGCCTGAGAAACCTGGTCGTGTCCGCCGTCGGAAGACCAGGCGGGAGCGTAACGAGGCCCTGGTGGGCAGTCGCCGGTCATTGGCCCATCAGGATCCTGCCGTGGCCAGTCGGGATCCACATGTGGTTCTCCGGAATTCTGTGGCGCCTGCTGCCCCCAAGCTCGTGGTCATAACCCAGGGGCGCCTGAGCCGGGAGCACCGGGGTCTCTTCAGCCACGAGGTGAAATCTCTGGACGTGGCACGGCTGCTTAGCAGTGGGTCCCTAGAGTCAGGCACCCCTGTACTCCCCACCAAGTCCTCCCCAAGCCCAGGCAGGGCCCAAGAACCAGCCCCACCGTCAAGGGGCAAGGAAAACCAAGTGCCTGGAGCCTCGGGCCCAGGCCCACCCAGTCCCCCCCAGCTCCCTGGCTTGGGGCAGCTGCTGGGGGAGCTGCAATGCCAGCTGATTCTGCCACAGGCCTTCCCCAGGAGGAACCTAGTAcaagaggccagggatgccatCGTGGGCACCTTACAGGCCTGCCATGGCTGTGTGCCTGACCTTAGTCTGGTGCTCCGGGGCTGCCAGCCACACTTGCCAGGTGAGCTCACCTCCTGCCCCCTgagcttccttt
It includes:
- the CIC gene encoding protein capicua homolog isoform X8; this translates as MYSAHRPLVPASGAASRGLGMFVWTNVEPRSVAVFPWHSLVPFLAPSQPDPSVQPSEAQQPASHLVASNQSKEPAESAAVAHEQPPGGTGNADPGRPPGATCPESPGPGPPHTLGVVEPGKGPLPTTEEEAPGPPGEPRLDSETESDHDDAFLSIMSPEIQLPLPPGKRRTQSLSALPKERDSSSEKDGRSPNKREKDHIRRPMNAFMIFSKRHRALVHQRHPNQDNRTVSKILGEWWYALGPKEKQKYHDLAFQVKEAHFKAHPDWKWCNKDRKKSSSEAKPTSLGLAGGHKEPRERSMSETGTAAAPGVSSELLSVTAQTLLSSDTKAPGSSSCGAERLHTVGGPGSARPRAFSHSGVHSLDGGEVDSQALQELTQMVSGPASYSGPKPSTQYGAPGPFAAPGEGGTLAASGRPPLLPTRASRSQRAASEDMTSDEERMVICEEEGDDDVIADDGFSTTDIDLKCKERVTDSESGDSSGEDPEGSKGFGRKVFSPVIRSSFTHCRPSLDPEPPGPPDPPAGFGKGYGPTPSSSSSPASSSASAATSFPLGSGTFKAQESGQGSTTGPLRPPPPGTGGPATPKATRFLPTDPATFRRKRPESVGGLEPPGPSVIAAPPSGGGSVLQTLVLPSNKEEREGSGARMPSAPAPSLAYGAPAAPLSRPAATMVTNVVRPVSSTPVPIASKPFPTSGRAEASPNDTAGARTETVAGSRAPGGSPLGVSLVYSDKKSGAATSTASHLVAGPLLGTVGKAPATVTNLLVGAPGYGAPAPPAVQFIAQGGPGSGTAAGSGAGAGSGPNGPMPLGILQPGPLGKAGGITQVQYILPTLPQQLQVAPAPAPAPGTKAAAPSGPAPTTSIRFTLPPGTSTNGKVLAATAPTPGIPILQSVPSAPPPKAQSVSPVQAPPPGGSAQLLPGKVLVPLATPSMSVRGGGAGQPLPLVSPPFSVPVQNGAQPPSKIIQLTPVPVSTPSGLVPPLSPATLPGPASQPQKVLLPSSTRITYVQSAGGHALPLGTSPASSQAGTVTSYGPTSSVALGFTSLGPSGPAFVQPLLSGQAPLLAPGQVGVSPVPSPQLPPTCAAPSGPVITAFYPGSPVPTSSAPLAQPSQAPPGLVYTVATNTTPPAATILPKGPPAPATATPAPTSPFPSATAGSMTYSLVAPKAQRPTPKAPQKVKAAIASIPVGSFEAGAPGRPGPASRQPLEPGPAREPPASESELEGRPTTPAPPLPPETWAPPTRSSPPPPPPAEERTSAKGPETMASKFPSSSSDWRVPGLGLESRGEPPTPPSPAPAPAPAPGSSGSSSEGSSGRAAGDTPERKEAASVGKKVKVRPPPLKKTFDSVDNRVLSEVDFEERFAELPEFRPEEVLPSPTLQSLATSPRAILGSYRKKRKNSTDLDSAPEDPTSPKRKMRRRSSCSSEPNTPKSAKCEGDIFTFDRTGTEAEDVLGELEYEKVPYSSLRRTLDQRRALVMQLFQDHGFFPSAQATAAFQARYADIFPSKVCLQLKIREVRQKIMQAATPTEQPPGAEAPLPGPPPTVTAAAPVPTPSPAGGPDPTSPGSDSGTAPAAPPLPPPPEPGPGQPGWEGPPQPSPPPSGSSTAATGR
- the CIC gene encoding protein capicua homolog isoform X9; the protein is MYSAHRPLVPASGAASRGLGMFVWTNVEPRSVAVFPWHSLVPFLAPSQPDPSVQPSEAQQPASHLVASNQSKEPAESAAVAHEQPPGGTGNADPGRPPGATCPESPGPGPPHTLGVVEPGKGPLPTTEEEAPGPPGEPRLDSETESDHDDAFLSIMSPEIQLPLPPGKRRTQSLSALPKERDSSSEKDGRSPNKREKDHIRRPMNAFMIFSKRHRALVHQRHPNQDNRTVSKILGEWWYALGPKEKQKYHDLAFQVKEAHFKAHPDWKWCNKDRKKSSSEAKPTSLGLAGGHKEPRERSMSETGTAAAPGVSSELLSVTAQTLLSSDTKAPGSSSCGAERLHTVGGPGSARPRAFSHSGVHSLDGGEVDSQALQELTQMVSGPASYSGPKPSTQYGAPGPFAAPGEGGTLAASGRPPLLPTRASRSQRAASEDMTSDEERMVICEEEGDDDVIADDGFSTTDIDLKCKERVTDSESGDSSGEDPEGSKGFGRKVFSPVIRSSFTHCRPSLDPEPPGPPDPPAGFGKGYGPTPSSSSSPASSSASAATSFPLGSGTFKAQESGQGSTTGPLRPPPPGTGGPATPKATRFLPTDPATFRRKRPESVGGLEPPGPSVIAAPPSGGGSVLQTLVLPSNKEEREGSGARMPSAPAPSLAYGAPAAPLSRPAATMVTNVVRPVSSTPVPIASKPFPTSGRAEASPNDTAGARTETVAGSRAPGGSPLGVSLVYSDKKSGAATSTASHLVAGPLLGTVGKAPATVTNLLVGAPGYGAPAPPAVQFIAQGGPGSGTAAGSGAGAGSGPNGPMPLGILQPGPLGKAGGITQVQYILPTLPQQLQVAPAPAPAPGTKAAAPSGPAPTTSIRFTLPPGTSTNGKVLAATAPTPGIPILQSVPSAPPPKAQSVSPVQAPPPGGSAQLLPGKVLVPLATPSMSVRGGGAGQPLPLVSPPFSVPVQNGAQPPSKIIQLTPVPVSTPSGLVPPLSPATLPGPASQPQKVLLPSSTRITYVQSAGGHALPLGTSPASSQAGTVTSYGPTSSVALGFTSLGPSGPAFVQPLLSGQAPLLAPGQVGVSPVPSPQLPPTCAAPSGPVITAFYPGSPVPTSSAPLAQPSQAPPGLVYTVATNTTPPAATILPKGPPAPATATPAPTSPFPSATAGSMTYSLVAPKAQRPTPKAPQKVKAAIASIPVGSFEAGAPGRPGPASRQPLEPGPAREPPASESELEGRPTTPAPPLPPETWAPPTRSSPPPPPPAEERTSAKGPETMASKFPSSSSDWRVPGLGLESRGEPPTPPSPAPAPAPAPGSSGSSSEGSSGRAAGDTPERKEAASVGKKVKVRPPPLKKTFDSVDKVLSEVDFEERFAELPEFRPEEVLPSPTLQSLATSPRAILGSYRKKRKNSTDLDSAPEDPTSPKRKMRRRSSCSSEPNTPKSAKCEGDIFTFDRTGTEAEDVLGELEYEKVPYSSLRRTLDQRRALVMQLFQDHGFFPSAQATAAFQARYADIFPSKVCLQLKIREVRQKIMQAATPTEQPPGAEAPLPGPPPTVTAAAPVPTPSPAGGPDPTSPGSDSGTAPAAPPLPPPPEPGPGQPGWEGPPQPSPPPSGSSTAATGR